The Sulfurimonas sp. genome includes the window GAAAACTCAGTTAAACGCCGTCCTCAACATATTAAGCGTCCGTGGGTGCCTTTATCAGATAAGGCTTACGCTGTAAATATTTCAAAATAATATTTGTAAGCAACCTTGTTCCATCTCTCCCGAGATGGAAATTGTTCATTTATAAATTAGTAACCAGCCCACAACATTCTAAGCCATAATCCCCAAGTAGATGTGTAACCAACTTCACTAAAAACTAGGTTTTTATTTTTATCATATATAAAAGTAGTTGGATAAGCTGCTATTTTAAACTCTTTTGCAAAAAAACCATCCTTATCATTTAAAACTTTATAGTCTAAGCCATTATCATACATATATTTTCTCAAATCATTGTTATCGCCAGAATTAACAGCAATACTAAGAACTTCAAAATTTTGAGATATCGTTTGTATATTTCCTGCTTCAACTTTACAAGTTGGACACCAAGTAGCCCAAAAATGAATTAAAATTGGTTTGTCTTTAGGAAAGTAATAGGTTTTAGAATCTATAAGAGTAACATTTATATTTTGCAAGGCTTCTTTATTCAAATCGCTACTTTTATATAAACTAATAGCGTTCATCAAAACTATCATAAATATAGAAAAGGTAAGTATCTCTTTCGCATAGTGTTTTAGTTTATCTCTCATAATATTTTCCATATTTTTTTTGTATTTTAACACTTTAGTAACTCTTTATAGATAATATAAATAAAAATAGGAGAATAAATGTTTAAAATTTATATGTTAGCTGTAATAGCTTTAATTTTCGTAGCTTGTGGTGTTGAAAGAGAACCCATGGTTAAGTCAGGTATGTTTCAATCAGTAAACTCTCAAGATGCAACTTTGGTTCAAAGTGGCAAAGAAAAAACTTCATGCAGTAGATGTGGCATGAACCTAGTTATGTTTTATAAAACATCGCATAAGGCGCTACATAATAACAAGCCTATTCAATACTGCTCTATTCATTGTTTAGAAGAGCATTTGGGTGAAGAAACTACTCTCAAAAATCCACAAGTAGTTGATGTAGCTTCTTTAAAATTTATTAATGTTGGAGATGCTTATTATGTTGTTGGTAGTAAAAAAAGAGGAACAATGAGTCAAGTAAGTAAGTATGCTTTTTTAGATAAAAAAATGGCTAAAAAGTTTCAAGATAAATATGGCGGTAATATTATGCATTTTAATGAGGCTTTAAATGTAGCTAAGAAAGATTTTAGATAGAGAGGGAAATCCCTACTCTATCTCGGCGTCTATAACATCTTCATCTTTTTTCTTTTTAGCATCAGCTTCTGGATTTTGCTCTGTACCTTGCTCTTTATCTTTATACATTTGCTCAGCCATTTTATGAGAAGCTTCTGTAAGTGTTTTTACTTTTTCTTCAATTTGCTCTTTAGTAGCAGACTCATCTTTTAAAACTTCTTTTAAATCAGTTACTGCAGTTTCGATTTTAATTTTTTCTTCTGCGTCTAATTTATCACCCATTTCTGTAACAGATTTTTCAGTTTGAACAATAAGTGCATCTGCTTGATTTTTCAAATCAACCATTGCTTTTCTTTCTTCATCAGCAGCTTTATTCTCTTCAGCATCTTGAACCATTTTATTAATCTCTTCTTCGCTAAGTCCTGAACTACCAGAAATCGTGATTGACTGAGACTTTCCAGTTCCTTTATCAGTTGAACTAACTGTTAAAATACCATTAGCATCTATATCAAAAGTTACTTCGATTTGAGGAACACCTCTTGGAGCCGCTGGAATATCACCAAGCTCAAAAAGACCAAGTGATTTATTATCTTTAGCAAATTCTCTTTCACCTTGACCAACAGATATAGAAACAGCTGGTTGATTATCTTCTGCAGTTGAGAAAACTTGAGATTTTTTAACAGGAATTGTAGTTCCTTTTTCAATAATCTTAGTCATAACTCCACCAAGAGTCTCAATTCCAAGAGATAAAGGAGTAACATCTAAAAGAAGAACATCTTTAACATCTCCTCTTAAAACACCACCTTGAATAGCAGCACCAGCGGCAACAACTTCATCAGGGTTAACACCTTTATTTACATCTTTACCGCCAAAATATTTACTAACAGCTTCACTAGCAATTGGTACACGAGTTGAACCACCAACCATGATGATTTCTTTTATGTCACTATTTTCTAAATCTGACTCTTCCATCGCGACTTTAATGTGATCAATAGTTTCTTCAACTAAATCAGAAATCATACCCTCAAATTTAGCACGAGTAAGTTTTACAACTAAATGTTGTGGTCCAGCTTCTGTCATTGTGATAAATGGCAAGTTTATTTCAGTTTCTGTAGCTGAACTTAACTCTTTTTTAGCATTTTCTGCTGCATCTTTAAGTCTTTGAAGAGCCATTTTATCATTTTTAAGTTCAATTCCATGAGAAGCTTTAAACTCATCATTTAACATATCAACAATTTTATTATCAAAATCATCTCCACCTAAAAATGCATTACCATCAGTTGCTAAAACTTCAAAAGTACCATCAGATATCTCTAAAACAGTAACATCAAATGTTCCACCACCAAGGTCATAAACAAGTACATTTTCTTCTTTTTTACTATCTAAACCATAAGCTAAAGCAGAAGCAGTTGGCTCATTGATGATTCTAAGAACATTTAAACCAGCGATAGTACCAGCATCTTTAGTTGCTTTTCTTTGTGCATCATTAAAGTATGCTGGAACTGTAATAACAGCGTCAGTAACAGTAGAACCTAGATAAGTTTCTGCATCATCTTTTAATTTGCTAAGGATTTTAGCTGAGATTTCTTGAGGAGTGTAAATCTTTCCTGCTACATCAACAGCTGCTGAACCATCTTTATCTACGATATTGTAAGTTACTTTATCGTGTGCTTCTTTAGCGTGCTCCTCATTCATCATAAGTCCCATAATCCTTTTAATAGAAGAGATTGTTTTCTCAGGGTTTGTGATTGCTTGACGCTTTGCTGGATCCCCAACTAAAACATCACCTTTATCTGTGAAAGCAACTACTGAAGGAGTTGTATTTTTACCTTCTGCATTTGGGATAATTTTCGCTTCACCACCCTCATAAACTGCTACACACGAATTTGTTGTTCCTAAATCTATACCAATAACTTTACTCATTATAATTTCCTTAATTTATTTATATTTATATTTATATTTTTAATTTGCTACGATTACCATTGCTTCACGCAGTGGTCTGTTTTTATATTTATAACCTGTTTGAAAAGTTTGAACGATTTGTCCAGACTCTACCTCTTCACTATCTACTGTTTGAACAGCGTTGTGAATATTTGGGTCAAATGGCTCATCATGTGAAACCATAGTTACTCCATGTTTTTCTAAAGAAGTAGTAAATTGCTTAAGTGTAAGCTCCATACCTTCTTTTAGCTTTTCAAAATGCTCAACAGGGTCAGTTACACTTTCACTAGAGGTAATCGCCATATTTAGTGCATCTAACACAGGAATCATATCTTTAGCAAACTTCTCATTTGAGTATTCTACCGCTGTATATTTCTCGCGTTCAAGTCTTTTTTTGATGTTATCAAAGTCAGCATGAACTCGTGCATATTTGTCTTTTAGGGCTATCAACTCTTCTTGTAGAAAGTCAAACTCATTTTCAACAGCTTCTGCTTCAGCTTCAGCCTCTGCTTCATCTCTTGTTATTTCTTCTTCTTGAGTTACTTCCAGTTCGTCTTGTAATTCTTCTTCGGATTCTTTTGACATAGTTGTTAAATCACTCCTTATTTTAAAAAGATATTACCATTATACACATTGAGTGTAACAATGTCAAGTGTATCTTAAATATATTCACTAAAGAAAGTTTAGTCTATCTCTATCAAGTATAAGAAATGACTCTTTAAAGTGAATTATTGTAAAATAATATATTAAAAATTTGGAGCATTATATGAAGTACTTAGCATGGATTGGTGGGCTTTTAGCAAGTGTTATTATAGGAGTTTATATTTTAGCTTTTACCTCTATTGGAAACTCAACATTTCAACCGATTATAGAGTCAAAGATAAAACAAAAAACAAAATTAGATACAAAATTAACTAAATTTTTTCTTTCAATGAGTGAATTTTCCATTATTTTAGAACTTGATAGAGATAATATAATATATGTAAATGGAACTTATTCACTCTTCTCAAAAGCGTTTAATATACTATATAAAATAGAGATGGATAAACTATCTAGTTTAAAGCCACTAACAAATGCACCATTAAAAGGAAAGTTTCATACAGATGGAAATGTTAAGGGCGATGTGACATACTTTGTGGTAGATGGAAAAAGTGATGTAGCATTTAGTGCTACAACTTATCATGTAGAACTTACAGACTTTAACCCAACTTCAATAATTGCAAATATAAAAGAGTTAAAACTAGCGGCCTTGCTTGAGATGATAGGAAAAAAACAGTATGTAAGTGCTGATGTAAATTTAGATGTAAATTTTAAAAACATTACACCTCATGCTTTAGATGGAGATATAAAACTAGCAACAAAAGATGGGAAAATCAATACTAAAGTTATGAAAAAAGATTTTCATCTTGTAGTCCCTCCAACTAACTTTATTATGAGATTGGATGCAAAACTAAAGGGTGATGATGTTAAGTATACATATAAACTACTATCAAACCTTTTAAAAGTCAGTAGTTCTGGAAAACTTAGACCTACTCCGTTAAATGTAGATATAAAGTATGACCTTGATATAAAAGAGTTAGCCTTACTAAAACCTATGAGTGGTGTAGATGCTCGAGGTACTTTTAAACTTGATGGTAAAGTTCGTGGTTCAAAAAATAATCTTATAGTAGATGGTAAAAGTAATTTTGCATCTTCGGATACAAATTTTGAAGCAGTATTAAAAGAGTTTGTATTATCAAAAGTAAAATTCAGTGTAAAAAATCTTAAACTCTCTCGTGTTTTATATATGCTTAAACAGCCTACTTATGCTGAAGGCATTTTTTCTTTAGATGTGGATATTAAAGATGCAAAAAGTGGAAAATTAGATGGAAGAATTTTAACAAGAATAAAAAGTGGACGAGTCAATTCTGCATATATGACAAAAGCTTATGAGTTTAAAACTCCGATGCCTAGGACTACCTTCACTATGAAAACAGACACTAAACTACAAGCTAATCTAATAAATACTAAGGTAGATTTGAAGTCTAACCTTGCAAACCTTAAGATTAAAAAAGCTAGTTTTAATCTAGATGCTAAATCATTAGTGAGTGATTATGCAATGCAGATTCCAAACCTTGATAAGTTGTTTTTTACTACAAATCAGCATATGAAAGGAAGCATGCTTATAAATGGTGAACTTAAAAAAGCTAAAGACTTGGACTTAAGTATATATACAAAAGTAGCAGGTGGAAAAATAGATGCATTATTACATAACGACGATTTTCATGCAGATGTAAAAGGTGTGCAAACTCTAGATGCTTTACACATGCTTATATATCCAGAGATATTTAAAGCGTCTTTAGATGCTAAAATTGATTATAATTTATTGACTAAGAGGGGCAATTTTAAAGGATATTTAAAAGATGGCACATTTACTGAAAATCAAGTTTTAACACTTGTAAAACAGTACGCTCATGTTGATATGTATGCTCAAAAGTTTAAAGGAGATGTTGGTGCAAAAATTAATAAAGAGAAAATCTTAGCATCTATGCATCTAAAGTCAAATACTTCCTCTATAAAGGCAAAAGATACAAAGTTAAATACTAAAAGAAAAACTATAAATTCTAAGATAGAAATAGTTGCTAATTCTAGTCCTATAACAGTAGAACTAAATGGTAATATATCAAAACCAAAGGTTAAGATAGATGCCAATAAGTTAATAAAAAAAGAAGTTGAAAAAGCTGTTACCAAGGAAATAGGTAACTTAATTAAGGGATTATTTTAAATTTGCATCAGCCAAAGTAAGACAAAAGAGAACATCTTTTTGACTCTTTTGTATTACTTGTATGGCTTGAGTTAGTGTTGAGCCTGTAGTTATTATGTCATCTACCAAGATTATGCCGTTAGTTGTTTCATTTTTGAAGCTAAAGTTTCTTGGATGTAATAGTCTAAACTCTTTACTTTTGCCAGAGTAAGATATATCATTTTTTGCTCTAAGTTTGTTATATTGTGGATTGATGTATTTGCTATTAAGCGCTTTATTTAAGATTGCAGTATGAGAGTAGCCATTTCTTACACTATCATCAACTGCTATGGAAGTTATGGCATCTGCATATTGAAACTCTTTAGCAAACTTGACAAATGAGTTTAAAGCTAAAATATTATAAATATAATATCCTAGGTCTGTATGCTTTGTATGTAGTAAGTCTTTAATATCTTTGTATTTATAAAAAGAGATAACTTCTATGGTGTTTAAAATTTTTCGTTTATAGATGCTAGGGGTTAAAAATATTTTTTGGCAGGAGGTACAAATATGTGCAAAAGACAATCTTTCGCACAATAAGCATTTCATCTTAGTCCATTTTAAGAACTGACATAAACGCTTCTTGAGGAAGTTGAACCCTTCCTATAGACTTCATACGCTTTTTACCAGCTTTTTGTTTTTCAAGTAGTTTTCTTTTACGAGTAATATCACCACCATAACACTTAGCGGTAACATTTTTACCCATAGACTTTACAGTTTCTCTAGCAATGATTTGAGAACCTAAAGATGCTTGAACTGCAACCTCAAAAAGTTGTCTAGGAATTTGCTCTTTCATATTTTTAACTAAAATACGACCACGAGAAAGAGCTTGATTGCGAGGTACCACGATACTTAGTGCATCTACAGCTTCTCCAGCTACTTTTATATCTAATTTAACTAGATCCCCAACTTTAAATTCAATAGGCTCATAATCAAACGATGCATAACCTTTTGAGATAGACTTTAAGGTATCATAAAAATCCATAACTATCTCATTCATAGGTACTTCATACTCAAGCATAACTCTATCTTCATTTAAGTATGTCATCTTAGTTTGAGTCCCTCGTTTGTTTATCAAAAGTGTTATGATATTTCCTAGATACTCAGCAGGAGTTATTACAGTAGCTCTAACATAAGGCTCTTCAATTCTATCTATACGATTAACTTCTGGTAATTGTGAAGGATTTTGAACATTTATAAAGTCCCCATTACTTAGATAAACATTATAGATTACAGATGGGGCAGAAGCGATTAGGTCCAGATTAAACTCTCTTTCAAGACGCTCTTTGATAACTTCCATATGTAACATTCCAAGGAAACCAACACGGAAACCAAAACCAAGCGCTACTGAAGTTTCAGGTTCGAACGAGAGAGAACTGTCATTTAGTTTGAGTTTATCTAGTGCATCCCGAAGATCTTCAAATTTATCAGTATCTATAGGAAAAATCCCTGCAAATACAAATGGTTTTGCAGGTTCATATTTTCCAACAGGCTCGGTAGTTGGGTTTCTAACATCAGTAATAGTATCACCAACATTGATAACACTTACTTCTTTAAGTCCAAGAATAACTATACCAATCTCACCACACTCAATAGTTTTAGTTTTGATTTTTTTCATAGGATGTGGGTACATTAAGTCAAGAATATGGTGCTCTTCACCATTACTCATAAGCTTAATATTTTGCCCTTTTTTTACTTGACCATCAAAAACACGAACAAGTGCAAGTGCTCCTAAATACTGGTCAAACCAAGAGTCATAAATGATGGCTTTTGTAGTTGCATCAGGGTCACCAACAGGAGCAGGGATTCTATCTACAATAGCATCAATTAACTCACGAATCCCAACACCAGTTTTTGCAGATACTAAACAAGCATCAGTTGCATCAATTCCGATAGAAGTCTCTATCTCTTCAGCAACTTTATCAGGATCAGCGGCAGGAAGGTCTATTTTGTTAATGACAGGAATAAGTTCTAAATCATTATCTAAGGCTAAGTAAACATTTGCAATTGTTTGAGCTTCAACACCTTGCGCTGCATCAACAATAAGTAAAGCGCCATCAGAAGAAGCAAGTGATTTTGCTACTTCATAAGAGAAGTCAACATGCCCTGGAGTGTCTATGAGATTTAAAATATAATGTTTACCATCTTTAACATAGTTAAGTCTAACACTTTGTGCTTTAATGGTTATACCGCGTTCTTGTTCGATGTCCATTGTGTCCATCATTTGTGTACCCATTTCTCGTTCACTAACGCTTCCACACTCTTGAATGATTCTATCAGCAAGGGTACTTTTTCCATGGTCTATATGAGCGATAATAGAGAAGTTTCTAATGTTTTTCAAATAAATACCTTATTGTCTTTCTAATTTTATTGTTTATTCAAAAAGTCCGTTTACACTTTCGTTATGATAGACTCTACGAATTACCTCTGCAAAGAGTGGCGCAACTGTTAATACTTTTATATTTTTATGGGGTTTTGTTTCTAGCGTATTTGTAATAATAAGTTCGTCAAGTTCTCCATGCTCTAGATTCTCATAAGCTTTTCCACTAAGTACACCATGAGTAGCACATGCCATTACAGAAGTAGCACCTTTGTTCTTAAGTGCTGTTGCTGCTTTTACCATAGTTCCAGCAGTATCAACCATATCATCTATTATAATAATGTCTTTGCCTTGGACATCACCAATAATATTCATAACTTCACTTTCATTTGCTTTCTCACGACGCTTATCTACGATAACCATCTCTAAACCCATTCGTTTTGCGAAGTATCTAGCTCTTGTAACTCCGCCAATATCTGGAGATGCAATAATAGGATTTTTAAGATTTTTACTTTTTATATAGTGTTCAAAAGTGATAGAGCCATAAAGATTATCCACAGGGATATCAAAGAAACCTTGAATCTGTCCAGCGTGAAGATCTATCGTTATAACTCTGTCAATCCCAGCAGTTTCATAAAGGTTAGCAACAAGTTTAGCTGTAATTGGTACACGAGGAGCAGCTTTGCGGTCTTGTCTTGCGTATCCATAGTAAGGAACAACAGCAGTTATACTTGAAGCAGAAGAACGCTTTAGTGCATCTGTCATAATTAAAAGCTCCATTAAATTGTCATTTGATGGGCAGCCAGTAGATTGCACTATGAAAACATCTCGTCCACGAACACTTTCTGCAATTTGGACAGAAATTTCACCATCACTAAATTTCTTAATATTAGCACCGGCTAAGGGTACATCTAGAACTTGACAAATTTCTTTTGCAAAATCAACACTAGCACTTCCAGCAAAAATTTTATAACCACGCATGGGATTCCTTATCTATAAAAATTAATAGCGGATTATATAACAATAGTGCTGAGTAGTTTTTAAAATTTAAAAAATTATTGACACTTTTTACAAATTCCAGATAATACTAAATTTGATTTTGATATCTTAAAATCACTTTGTGCTTGTGCTTCATTTAAAATAGTTTGTAATTCTAAATTTATATCTAAAATTTTATTACATTTTTGACAAACTAAATGAGAATGTACTTCTTTTGTTAGTTCATAAACTGATTTATTTTGAGGAAGTTTAACTTCTTGAATAAATGAATTTTCTAACATTAGATTTATATTTTTGTATATGGTAGCAAGTGAGATAGAGTTAAATTTTTTTAACATGATGGTATATAGGGCATCTATATTTATATGTCCATGAGTTTGCATAGCATCTGAGATAGCTAGTCTTTGTGGTGTTGCTTTTAAGTTATGTATTCTTAATTCATTTGTAAAGTCAATCATGTTGAAATTATACACTATCCTTGTTTAAAGGATAAAAATTATGTTTTAAGTTTAATAATTGTATAATATTACAAAGGATAATAATTATCCTTTAGAATAAATATTGGAGATAAAAATGAAACAGTATCAATCATATAGCTGTAATAAATGTGGTAACGAAGTAGAAGTACAAAATGTTGGTGGAGGTGAACTTTACTGTTGCGGTGAAGCTATGGAGATGATTACTCCTAATTTGACTCTTGTGAACTTAATGAAATCTTTTGCAGGTGAATCACAGGCAAGAAATAAGTATGAGTATTTTGCAAAAATTGCCCAAAAAGAAGGTTATCGGGATATTGCAGAGCACTTTCAAAGAGCTGCAAATAATGAAAAACAACATGCTAAGATGGAACTTGCGTTAGCAAATAGAATGACAAATGGGACTGATGATAATTTTGGAAATACAAAAGAAAACCTACAAGTAGCAATAGACGGTGAGTCTTATGAAAATGTAACTATGTATCCTGATTTCGCAGCTATTGCAAAAGAAGAGGGTCATAAAGAAGCAGCAAAATTATTTACTGGTATCGGTAAAATCGAAGTAGAACATGAAAATATGTTCCAGATGCTTTTAGACAGACTTGAAACAGATGCAGAATTTACAAGTGAAAATGAAGAAGAATCTTGGATATGTGAAATTTGTGGTCATGTTCATTATGGGAAAAAAGCTTTAAAAGTTTGTCCTGTTTGTAAACATCCCCAAGAGTATCAGTCAAGATTAAATTCTAAAAAGTAAATTTTTAAAACTATTAATCAATACTAAAGTTCTTGTTTTATATGATACACCATATAAAACAAGGAATCCCTTTATGAAAATCGTAACACTATCTCTTCTTTTCGCTGTTAGTATGTTATCTGCAAATGAGTCAAAAATAAATCTTGAATGTTATCCATATCAATTTATGGTTGGTGGAAAAGTTACAAGAGAATTAACGAAAGAAAATGCACAAGCATCAGGTCTTACAAATACAATTTCTTACAATAGCAAGGATATGAAACTACAAAATGCTAGCACTATTATTAACTTAGCACATGTTGATACACAGAAGGAAGGAGATATACCTGTAGAGATTTATAAAGATGTAAACAGTAATATTATGTGTAAAATAAATCCAAAAGATATAAGCTCTTTAGCAATGGACTGGGGGAATAGAGTTATTATAAACTATAAATGTGAAGTGAAATAATCACTTCTCTCTAAGTTTGTCTTTTTTACTCTTTTTTTTTCCTTTTACTGGGGCTGAACCTTTCTCTTTTTTTGGTGCTTCTCCCGTAAGTTCAAATCCTTCTATTTGCTCTCTTTGTATTTTCACCTTACATTTTTTTTCTATGATTTTAAAATGTGCTTGGTCTTCGTGTGATACAAATGAAATGCCAAGACCTTCTTTACCTGCTCTAGCAGTTCGTCCAATACGATGAATATAGTCTGTCGGAGAACGAGGTAAATCAAAGTTTATAACACAATCAATATTTTGGATATCTAAACCTCTTGCCGCTATGTCTGTCGCAAAAAGAATATTTATCTTTTTATCTTTGAATTCACGCAGTGTGTAAGTTCTATCTTCTTGACATAAATCACCATGAAATGACTCAGCTAAATAACCATACTTTCTAAACTTATATGCTATGTTGTCAGTTGCTCTTTTGTTAGCCATAAAGACAAGTACATTTTTTAATTTTTCAGTTTTAATGAGATGTCTTAGTAGAGGACCACGATTTACTTGATCTACCTCTATTACTCTTTGGGTTATAGTATCTACCGTTGGAACAACTTCATCTATGCTAACTTCAACAGCATTTTTTGTTATCTTAGATGCTATGTTTAAAATTTTATCTGGATAGGTTGCTGAGAAAAGAAGGTTTTGTCTTTTGGTAGGAATGGCATCTAGAACTAGGTTTAATTCTTCAGAAAATCCAAGAGTTAGCATCTTATCCGCTTCATCAAGAACAAAATACTCTAGATGCGAAAGGTTCATCTGTTTTTTACTAAGAACATCTAAAAATCTACCTGAAGTAGCGACTAGTATTTCACATCCTTGCTGAATATCGTAAAGTTGATTGCCAATACCTTCTCCACCTATAAGACTAATAATCTTAGGAGCTTTTGTCATAAACTCACAAAAATTTTCAAATGTTTGT containing:
- a CDS encoding Fur family transcriptional regulator, with product MIDFTNELRIHNLKATPQRLAISDAMQTHGHINIDALYTIMLKKFNSISLATIYKNINLMLENSFIQEVKLPQNKSVYELTKEVHSHLVCQKCNKILDINLELQTILNEAQAQSDFKISKSNLVLSGICKKCQ
- the grpE gene encoding nucleotide exchange factor GrpE, producing MSKESEEELQDELEVTQEEEITRDEAEAEAEAEAVENEFDFLQEELIALKDKYARVHADFDNIKKRLEREKYTAVEYSNEKFAKDMIPVLDALNMAITSSESVTDPVEHFEKLKEGMELTLKQFTTSLEKHGVTMVSHDEPFDPNIHNAVQTVDSEEVESGQIVQTFQTGYKYKNRPLREAMVIVAN
- a CDS encoding redoxin domain-containing protein, with protein sequence MENIMRDKLKHYAKEILTFSIFMIVLMNAISLYKSSDLNKEALQNINVTLIDSKTYYFPKDKPILIHFWATWCPTCKVEAGNIQTISQNFEVLSIAVNSGDNNDLRKYMYDNGLDYKVLNDKDGFFAKEFKIAAYPTTFIYDKNKNLVFSEVGYTSTWGLWLRMLWAGY
- a CDS encoding DEAD/DEAH box helicase → MTFSSLTLSSNILQALNKYNFKIPTPIQEKVIPLILDNKDIMARAKTGSGKSASYVLPILEKLQKNRPQGKMKIKVLVLTPTRELTLQISQTFENFCEFMTKAPKIISLIGGEGIGNQLYDIQQGCEILVATSGRFLDVLSKKQMNLSHLEYFVLDEADKMLTLGFSEELNLVLDAIPTKRQNLLFSATYPDKILNIASKITKNAVEVSIDEVVPTVDTITQRVIEVDQVNRGPLLRHLIKTEKLKNVLVFMANKRATDNIAYKFRKYGYLAESFHGDLCQEDRTYTLREFKDKKINILFATDIAARGLDIQNIDCVINFDLPRSPTDYIHRIGRTARAGKEGLGISFVSHEDQAHFKIIEKKCKVKIQREQIEGFELTGEAPKKEKGSAPVKGKKKSKKDKLREK
- the lepA gene encoding translation elongation factor 4, whose product is MKNIRNFSIIAHIDHGKSTLADRIIQECGSVSEREMGTQMMDTMDIEQERGITIKAQSVRLNYVKDGKHYILNLIDTPGHVDFSYEVAKSLASSDGALLIVDAAQGVEAQTIANVYLALDNDLELIPVINKIDLPAADPDKVAEEIETSIGIDATDACLVSAKTGVGIRELIDAIVDRIPAPVGDPDATTKAIIYDSWFDQYLGALALVRVFDGQVKKGQNIKLMSNGEEHHILDLMYPHPMKKIKTKTIECGEIGIVILGLKEVSVINVGDTITDVRNPTTEPVGKYEPAKPFVFAGIFPIDTDKFEDLRDALDKLKLNDSSLSFEPETSVALGFGFRVGFLGMLHMEVIKERLEREFNLDLIASAPSVIYNVYLSNGDFINVQNPSQLPEVNRIDRIEEPYVRATVITPAEYLGNIITLLINKRGTQTKMTYLNEDRVMLEYEVPMNEIVMDFYDTLKSISKGYASFDYEPIEFKVGDLVKLDIKVAGEAVDALSIVVPRNQALSRGRILVKNMKEQIPRQLFEVAVQASLGSQIIARETVKSMGKNVTAKCYGGDITRKRKLLEKQKAGKKRMKSIGRVQLPQEAFMSVLKMD
- a CDS encoding ribose-phosphate pyrophosphokinase; amino-acid sequence: MRGYKIFAGSASVDFAKEICQVLDVPLAGANIKKFSDGEISVQIAESVRGRDVFIVQSTGCPSNDNLMELLIMTDALKRSSASSITAVVPYYGYARQDRKAAPRVPITAKLVANLYETAGIDRVITIDLHAGQIQGFFDIPVDNLYGSITFEHYIKSKNLKNPIIASPDIGGVTRARYFAKRMGLEMVIVDKRREKANESEVMNIIGDVQGKDIIIIDDMVDTAGTMVKAATALKNKGATSVMACATHGVLSGKAYENLEHGELDELIITNTLETKPHKNIKVLTVAPLFAEVIRRVYHNESVNGLFE
- a CDS encoding ferritin family protein, with translation MKQYQSYSCNKCGNEVEVQNVGGGELYCCGEAMEMITPNLTLVNLMKSFAGESQARNKYEYFAKIAQKEGYRDIAEHFQRAANNEKQHAKMELALANRMTNGTDDNFGNTKENLQVAIDGESYENVTMYPDFAAIAKEEGHKEAAKLFTGIGKIEVEHENMFQMLLDRLETDAEFTSENEEESWICEICGHVHYGKKALKVCPVCKHPQEYQSRLNSKK
- the dnaK gene encoding molecular chaperone DnaK, whose amino-acid sequence is MSKVIGIDLGTTNSCVAVYEGGEAKIIPNAEGKNTTPSVVAFTDKGDVLVGDPAKRQAITNPEKTISSIKRIMGLMMNEEHAKEAHDKVTYNIVDKDGSAAVDVAGKIYTPQEISAKILSKLKDDAETYLGSTVTDAVITVPAYFNDAQRKATKDAGTIAGLNVLRIINEPTASALAYGLDSKKEENVLVYDLGGGTFDVTVLEISDGTFEVLATDGNAFLGGDDFDNKIVDMLNDEFKASHGIELKNDKMALQRLKDAAENAKKELSSATETEINLPFITMTEAGPQHLVVKLTRAKFEGMISDLVEETIDHIKVAMEESDLENSDIKEIIMVGGSTRVPIASEAVSKYFGGKDVNKGVNPDEVVAAGAAIQGGVLRGDVKDVLLLDVTPLSLGIETLGGVMTKIIEKGTTIPVKKSQVFSTAEDNQPAVSISVGQGEREFAKDNKSLGLFELGDIPAAPRGVPQIEVTFDIDANGILTVSSTDKGTGKSQSITISGSSGLSEEEINKMVQDAEENKAADEERKAMVDLKNQADALIVQTEKSVTEMGDKLDAEEKIKIETAVTDLKEVLKDESATKEQIEEKVKTLTEASHKMAEQMYKDKEQGTEQNPEADAKKKKDEDVIDAEIE
- a CDS encoding ComF family protein, whose product is MKCLLCERLSFAHICTSCQKIFLTPSIYKRKILNTIEVISFYKYKDIKDLLHTKHTDLGYYIYNILALNSFVKFAKEFQYADAITSIAVDDSVRNGYSHTAILNKALNSKYINPQYNKLRAKNDISYSGKSKEFRLLHPRNFSFKNETTNGIILVDDIITTGSTLTQAIQVIQKSQKDVLFCLTLADANLK
- a CDS encoding nitrous oxide reductase accessory protein NosL, whose product is MFKIYMLAVIALIFVACGVEREPMVKSGMFQSVNSQDATLVQSGKEKTSCSRCGMNLVMFYKTSHKALHNNKPIQYCSIHCLEEHLGEETTLKNPQVVDVASLKFINVGDAYYVVGSKKRGTMSQVSKYAFLDKKMAKKFQDKYGGNIMHFNEALNVAKKDFR